The Diabrotica virgifera virgifera chromosome 10, PGI_DIABVI_V3a genome has a window encoding:
- the LOC114341931 gene encoding coiled-coil domain-containing protein 124, whose protein sequence is MPKKFATENTKAVAARERKKQAKDEVSAKKQKEVDDLYWADNDKQLQKKQQKKEAEEKKKQEALRKKAETKELLEKEQSEIVKKTSKPAPPVKVTRAQISAKAAAPKVEKEEKKVETHLDAPLIENINRLQVEGEEARTIDEAISILGNNDELDKHPEKRMKAAYTAYEERRLKELKEENPTLRLSQLKQMIFKEWQKSPENPLNQ, encoded by the exons atgccaAAAAAGTTTGCCACTGAAAACACCAAAGCTGTTGCTGCTAGGGAAAGAAAAAAACAAGCTAAGGATGAAGTCTCCGCGAAAAAGCAGAAAGAAGTAGATGATTTATATTGGGCAGATAATGACAAACAGTtacaaaagaaacaacaaaaaaAG gaggcagaagaaaagaaaaaacaaGAAGCCTTGAGGAAGAAAGCTGAAACAAAAGAATTATTAGAAAAAGAAcaaagtgaaatcgttaagaaaACATCTAAACCTGCACCTCCAGTGAAAGTGACAAGAGCTCAGATATCTGCCAAGGCAGCTGCACCTAAAGTAGAAAAAGAAGAGAAGAAAGTGGAAACTCATCTGGATGCTCCATTGATTGAAAATATTAATAGGCTCCAAGTAGAAGGAGAAGAAGCTAGAACTATTGATGAAGCTATTTCAATACTAGG TAATAATGATGAACTTGACAAACATCCAGAAAAACGTATGAAAGCTGCATATACTGCCTATGAAGAAAGAAGACTTAAAGAACTAAAAGAAGAAAACCCAACTCTACGTTTATCTCAACTGAAACAAATGATCTTCAAGGAATGGCAAAAATCACCAGAGAATCCTCTTAACCAATAG